The following are encoded together in the Vespa velutina chromosome 3, iVesVel2.1, whole genome shotgun sequence genome:
- the LOC124947882 gene encoding uncharacterized protein LOC124947882 isoform X1 has protein sequence MPLIEQAISGQEVTIPPRLPTILKQFCKAAIRTQPYDLLRWSSAYFRALADGEEPPVKLRLEYPPPSTASGLTLGFLRVLLRQFGDYNKTLSIDVISRRWECLCLDRKELNLIMMIGKFRRKCQVKKFLAIAVGLLGSSLRETMIMICELFTHEPDGGSAMVPVTLFMEIYGYLAGLRCDGSERSSSEEDPTEFLVFDESNSSTSSKVHESIDNNISIDRVYSIASQDTEADVNLDLNLISKEAADSSNMIISPEISGSCSTREDDSNENVDDKISSSNNTVESISDSTLKREEDSNVSDFTIEPSKSLNSKDPCEKSSTNEDNQKDIIHDDVNTGNSSDKRDVSLIKERKKIRIANAQLISYYPNIPGIGPRLSAEEVASVAIWMSECARLQEGMIGPRNLRHPQCPPLYKQKQSES, from the exons ATGCCATTGATAGAACAAGCGATTTCTGGTCAGGAGGTAACGATACCACCAAGATTGCCAACTATATTGAAACAATTTTGTAAGGCAGCTATTCGAACCCAACCCTACGATCTTTTGAGATGGTCCAGTGCATATTTTCGTGCATTAGCCGACGGCGAGGAACCACCAGTTAAATTGAGACTCGAATATCCACCACCTAGTACAGCTTCTGGTTTAACACTTGGCTTCCTTAGAGTTCTTCTCCGTCAATTTGGAG ATTACAACAAAACATTGTCGATCGATGTTATCTCACGTCGTTGGGAATGCTTGTGTCTCGATCGTAAAGAATTAAATCTGATAATGATGATAGGGAAATTTCGTCGAAAGTGCCAAGTTAAGAAGTTTTTGGCAATAGCCGTTGGTCTTTTAGGATCTAGTTTACGTGAGACAATGATTATGATCTGCGAATTATTTACGCATGAACCTGACGGTGGATCGGCCATGGTTCCAGTTACATTATTCATGGAAATTTATGG ATACTTGGCCGGTCTTAGATGCGATGGTAGCGAAAGAAGTTCATCTGAAGAAGATCCAACAGAATTTCTTGTATTCGACGAGTCTAATAGTAGTACATCTTCGAAAGTACACGAGTccatcgataataacatttccaTTGATCGTGTATATTCGATCGCTAGTCAAGATACCGAAGCCGACGTCAATTtagatttgaatttaatttctaagGAAGCTGCTGATTCGTCAAATA TGATAATATCGCCAGAAATTAGCGGGAGTTGTTCGACGCGGGAAGATGATTCGAACGAGAATGTCGATGATAAAATTTCGAGCAGCAATAACACAGTTGAATCCATATCGGATAGTACATTGAAACGCGAGGAAGACAGTAATGTTTCTGATTTTACAATAGAACCAAGTAAATCATTGAATTCGAAGGATCCTTGTGAAAAATCATCGACAAATGAAGATAATCAAAAAGATATAATCCATGATGACGTAAATACCGGGAATTCATCCGATAAAAGGGACGTCTCGTTGAttaaggaacgaaaaaaaatcagaattGCTAATGcacaattaatttcatattatccAAATATTCCAg gtaTAGGACCTCGTTTATCTGCGGAAGAAGTGGCAAGCGTTGCTATATGGATGAGCGAATGTGCTAGATTACAAGAAGGAATGATTGGTCCACGAAATCTTCGACATCCTCAATGTCCTCCCTTATATAAGCAAAAACAATCAGAATcatga
- the LOC124947882 gene encoding uncharacterized protein LOC124947882 isoform X2 — translation MPLIEQAISGQEVTIPPRLPTILKQFCKAAIRTQPYDLLRWSSAYFRALADGEEPPVKLRLEYPPPSTASGLTLGFLRVLLRQFGDYNKTLSIDVISRRWECLCLDRKELNLIMMIGKFRRKCQVKKFLAIAVGLLGSSLRETMIMICELFTHEPDGGSAMVPVTLFMEIYGYLAGLRCDGSERSSSEEDPTEFLVFDESNSSTSSKVHESIDNNISIDRVYSIASQDTEADVNLDLNLISKEAADSSNKISGSCSTREDDSNENVDDKISSSNNTVESISDSTLKREEDSNVSDFTIEPSKSLNSKDPCEKSSTNEDNQKDIIHDDVNTGNSSDKRDVSLIKERKKIRIANAQLISYYPNIPGIGPRLSAEEVASVAIWMSECARLQEGMIGPRNLRHPQCPPLYKQKQSES, via the exons ATGCCATTGATAGAACAAGCGATTTCTGGTCAGGAGGTAACGATACCACCAAGATTGCCAACTATATTGAAACAATTTTGTAAGGCAGCTATTCGAACCCAACCCTACGATCTTTTGAGATGGTCCAGTGCATATTTTCGTGCATTAGCCGACGGCGAGGAACCACCAGTTAAATTGAGACTCGAATATCCACCACCTAGTACAGCTTCTGGTTTAACACTTGGCTTCCTTAGAGTTCTTCTCCGTCAATTTGGAG ATTACAACAAAACATTGTCGATCGATGTTATCTCACGTCGTTGGGAATGCTTGTGTCTCGATCGTAAAGAATTAAATCTGATAATGATGATAGGGAAATTTCGTCGAAAGTGCCAAGTTAAGAAGTTTTTGGCAATAGCCGTTGGTCTTTTAGGATCTAGTTTACGTGAGACAATGATTATGATCTGCGAATTATTTACGCATGAACCTGACGGTGGATCGGCCATGGTTCCAGTTACATTATTCATGGAAATTTATGG ATACTTGGCCGGTCTTAGATGCGATGGTAGCGAAAGAAGTTCATCTGAAGAAGATCCAACAGAATTTCTTGTATTCGACGAGTCTAATAGTAGTACATCTTCGAAAGTACACGAGTccatcgataataacatttccaTTGATCGTGTATATTCGATCGCTAGTCAAGATACCGAAGCCGACGTCAATTtagatttgaatttaatttctaagGAAGCTGCTGATTCGTCAAATA AAATTAGCGGGAGTTGTTCGACGCGGGAAGATGATTCGAACGAGAATGTCGATGATAAAATTTCGAGCAGCAATAACACAGTTGAATCCATATCGGATAGTACATTGAAACGCGAGGAAGACAGTAATGTTTCTGATTTTACAATAGAACCAAGTAAATCATTGAATTCGAAGGATCCTTGTGAAAAATCATCGACAAATGAAGATAATCAAAAAGATATAATCCATGATGACGTAAATACCGGGAATTCATCCGATAAAAGGGACGTCTCGTTGAttaaggaacgaaaaaaaatcagaattGCTAATGcacaattaatttcatattatccAAATATTCCAg gtaTAGGACCTCGTTTATCTGCGGAAGAAGTGGCAAGCGTTGCTATATGGATGAGCGAATGTGCTAGATTACAAGAAGGAATGATTGGTCCACGAAATCTTCGACATCCTCAATGTCCTCCCTTATATAAGCAAAAACAATCAGAATcatga
- the LOC124947868 gene encoding N-acetylglucosamine-1-phosphotransferase subunits alpha/beta isoform X1 encodes MSTTCKIFFNIMSAWKLLQRRCYDILSYKYSLLVILVAFTCIFIGIIHFGEVWLAWSKEKYEAVFHSFNDNILGKSFQKKLCQHVPIDVVYTWVNGSDPNFIKSLQKHIPITDSNTISSRFSDKDELRYSLRSLEMYAPWIRHVYIVTNGQIPSWLDMDNPRMTLITHEDIFLDKSHLPTFSSPAIESHIHRIPGISDKFLYFNDDVMLGAEVWPEDFITQAGGQKVYLAWWVPDCSDICPWAWVGDGSCDLACNTTLCEFDGGDCNSTSLSTDSEPFEEESDYPYKYLQIVGEKNKSSTVSFNNSEIRNSSTTVAWLHTVGMTHRTLNSKNYSSSANNLTKLFDIKEYNDNSKTIKLSDTNDIPESIFGNSNHTKLHIQFKRYLNDDIINLVQGNNSIKSNKLKYSDQWKHKKRQLDTYAESLLYVNKIYNIIYGFDRRKVPAHMPHLIDKWIVNSMQRKFESDFIKTSSHKVRNAEDMQFAFSYFYFLMNENLYIPVEDIFDKFDTDKSGTWSDREIRTLLSRLYPLPLDYNLVVEFENSITNCSKYLKLTENVKAPPGERYLDSTLPVVSKELISNCDWVASKIEARFGESKRYKHEVIKAGKNEIFEMLTSNVSLTVQLLDEIRRDPKKFICLNDDMDPLRHSENEIVRALLNDFYRSLYPLKSTFELPPQFRNRFSYREELIEWRANRTRTRNLLLILIILLLIITLYHLSYYHIRRIFRIRTLPTLLV; translated from the exons ATGTCAACTacgtgtaaaatattttttaatataatgagCGCATGGAAATTATTACAACGACGATGTTACGATATTCTTTCGTATAAGTATTCGCTCCTCGTAATACTAGTAGCATTTACGTGCATATTCATCGGTATTATACATTTTGGAGAG gTTTGGTTGGCATGGAgtaaagagaaatatgaagctgtttttcattcctttaatgataatatattaggaaaatcttttcaaaaaaaattatgtcaaCATGTACCTATAGATGTAGTATATACTTGGGTGAATGGATCCGAtccaaattttataaaaagtctTCAAAAGCATATTCCTATTACCGATAGTAATACAATTTCTTCGAGATTCAGCGACAAAGATGAATTAAGATATTCTTTAAGATCATTAGAAATGTATGCACCTTGGATAAGACACGTTTACATTGTCACCAATGGGCAAATTCCAAGTTGGTTGGATATGGATAATCCTAGGATGACTCTTATTACTcatgaagatatttttctgGACAAAAGTCATTTACCAACTTTTTCTAGTCCTGCTATTGAAAGTCATATTCATAG AATACCCGGTATCTCTGataagtttttatattttaatgatgatGTAATGCTTGGCGCAGAAGTATGGCCAGAGGATTTTATAACTCAAGCAGGTGGTCAGAAAGTGTATCTAGCATGGTGGGTTCCTGATTGTTCCGATATTTGCCCATGGGCATGGGTAGGAGATGGATCGTGCGATCTTGCATGTAATACAACTCTATGCGAATTTGATG GCGGAGATTGCAATTCTACTTCATTATCCACCGATAGTGAGCCATTCGAGGAGGAAAGTGATTAtccgtataaatatttacagatTGTaggtgaaaaaaataaatctagtACTGtgtcatttaataattctgaaataagaaatagtaGTACTACAGTTGCATGGTTACATACTGTAGGAATGACTCATAGAACATTAAATTCCAAAAATTATAGTTCATCTGCAAATAATCTTACAAAACTTTTTGATATCAaggaatataatgataatagtaaaacAATAAAACTAAGTGACACTAATGACATACCTGAAAGTATATTTGGAAATTCTAATCATACAAAACTACATATACAATTTAAACGCTACCTCAATGATGATATCATTAATCTAGTACAAGGAAATAACAGTATAAAGTCAAATAAATTGAAGTATAGTGATCAATGGAAACATAAAAAGAGACAGCTTGATACGTATGCAGAATCCTTGCtgtatgttaataaaatatataatataatttatggcTTCGATAGAAGAAAAGTTCCAGCGCATATGCCTCATTTGATAGACAAATGGATTGTTAATAGTATGCAAAGAAAGTTTGAGtctgattttataaaaacttcTAGTCATAAAGTGAGAAATGCAGAGGATATGCAATTTgcattctcttatttttactttttaatgaatgaaaatctttatatACCAGTTGaagatatatttgataagTTTGATACTGATAAATCAGg AACTTGGTCAGATAGAGAGATACGAACACTTTTATCAAGATTATATCCTTTACCATTAGATTATAATTTGGTTGTAGAATTTGAAAATTCTATCACGAATTgttcgaaatatttgaaactCACGGAAAATGTTAAGGCACCACCTGGTGAAAGATACTTGGATTCTACCCTT cCTGTAGTGTCTAAAGAGTTAATATCAAATTGTGATTGGGTCGCATCCAAAATTGAGGCAAGATTTGGCGAATCCAAACGTTACAAGCACGAAGTTATAAAAGCTGGAAAAAATGAGATATTTGAAATGTTAACAAGTAACGTGTCTCTTACTGTACAGCTTTTGGATGAGATTAGACGTGATCCAAA aaaGTTTATATGTTTAAACGATGATATGGATCCTTTACGTCATTCCGAAAATGAAATCGTTCGAgcattattaaatgatttttatcgttcCTTGTATCCTTTAAAAAGTACATTTGAACTACCTCCGCAATTCCGTAATCGATTTTCTTATCGTGAAGAACTTATTGAATGGCGTGCAAAccgaacaagaacaagaaatttattattgatactcataattttgttattgatCATTACTctatatcatttatcatattatcataTACGAAGAATTTTTAGAATTCGCACACTGCCCACTCTTCTtgtataa
- the LOC124947868 gene encoding N-acetylglucosamine-1-phosphotransferase subunits alpha/beta isoform X2, with translation MSTTCKIFFNIMSAWKLLQRRCYDILSYKYSLLVILVAFTCIFIGIIHFGEVWLAWSKEKYEAVFHSFNDNILGKSFQKKLCQHVPIDVVYTWVNGSDPNFIKSLQKHIPITDSNTISSRFSDKDELRYSLRSLEMYAPWIRHVYIVTNGQIPSWLDMDNPRMTLITHEDIFLDKSHLPTFSSPAIESHIHRIPGISDKFLYFNDDVMLGAEVWPEDFITQAGGQKVYLAWWVPDCSDICPWAWVGDGSCDLACNTTLCEFDGGDCNSTSLSTDSEPFEEESDYPYKYLQIEYNDNSKTIKLSDTNDIPESIFGNSNHTKLHIQFKRYLNDDIINLVQGNNSIKSNKLKYSDQWKHKKRQLDTYAESLLYVNKIYNIIYGFDRRKVPAHMPHLIDKWIVNSMQRKFESDFIKTSSHKVRNAEDMQFAFSYFYFLMNENLYIPVEDIFDKFDTDKSGTWSDREIRTLLSRLYPLPLDYNLVVEFENSITNCSKYLKLTENVKAPPGERYLDSTLPVVSKELISNCDWVASKIEARFGESKRYKHEVIKAGKNEIFEMLTSNVSLTVQLLDEIRRDPKKFICLNDDMDPLRHSENEIVRALLNDFYRSLYPLKSTFELPPQFRNRFSYREELIEWRANRTRTRNLLLILIILLLIITLYHLSYYHIRRIFRIRTLPTLLV, from the exons ATGTCAACTacgtgtaaaatattttttaatataatgagCGCATGGAAATTATTACAACGACGATGTTACGATATTCTTTCGTATAAGTATTCGCTCCTCGTAATACTAGTAGCATTTACGTGCATATTCATCGGTATTATACATTTTGGAGAG gTTTGGTTGGCATGGAgtaaagagaaatatgaagctgtttttcattcctttaatgataatatattaggaaaatcttttcaaaaaaaattatgtcaaCATGTACCTATAGATGTAGTATATACTTGGGTGAATGGATCCGAtccaaattttataaaaagtctTCAAAAGCATATTCCTATTACCGATAGTAATACAATTTCTTCGAGATTCAGCGACAAAGATGAATTAAGATATTCTTTAAGATCATTAGAAATGTATGCACCTTGGATAAGACACGTTTACATTGTCACCAATGGGCAAATTCCAAGTTGGTTGGATATGGATAATCCTAGGATGACTCTTATTACTcatgaagatatttttctgGACAAAAGTCATTTACCAACTTTTTCTAGTCCTGCTATTGAAAGTCATATTCATAG AATACCCGGTATCTCTGataagtttttatattttaatgatgatGTAATGCTTGGCGCAGAAGTATGGCCAGAGGATTTTATAACTCAAGCAGGTGGTCAGAAAGTGTATCTAGCATGGTGGGTTCCTGATTGTTCCGATATTTGCCCATGGGCATGGGTAGGAGATGGATCGTGCGATCTTGCATGTAATACAACTCTATGCGAATTTGATG GCGGAGATTGCAATTCTACTTCATTATCCACCGATAGTGAGCCATTCGAGGAGGAAAGTGATTAtccgtataaatatttacagatT gaatataatgataatagtaaaacAATAAAACTAAGTGACACTAATGACATACCTGAAAGTATATTTGGAAATTCTAATCATACAAAACTACATATACAATTTAAACGCTACCTCAATGATGATATCATTAATCTAGTACAAGGAAATAACAGTATAAAGTCAAATAAATTGAAGTATAGTGATCAATGGAAACATAAAAAGAGACAGCTTGATACGTATGCAGAATCCTTGCtgtatgttaataaaatatataatataatttatggcTTCGATAGAAGAAAAGTTCCAGCGCATATGCCTCATTTGATAGACAAATGGATTGTTAATAGTATGCAAAGAAAGTTTGAGtctgattttataaaaacttcTAGTCATAAAGTGAGAAATGCAGAGGATATGCAATTTgcattctcttatttttactttttaatgaatgaaaatctttatatACCAGTTGaagatatatttgataagTTTGATACTGATAAATCAGg AACTTGGTCAGATAGAGAGATACGAACACTTTTATCAAGATTATATCCTTTACCATTAGATTATAATTTGGTTGTAGAATTTGAAAATTCTATCACGAATTgttcgaaatatttgaaactCACGGAAAATGTTAAGGCACCACCTGGTGAAAGATACTTGGATTCTACCCTT cCTGTAGTGTCTAAAGAGTTAATATCAAATTGTGATTGGGTCGCATCCAAAATTGAGGCAAGATTTGGCGAATCCAAACGTTACAAGCACGAAGTTATAAAAGCTGGAAAAAATGAGATATTTGAAATGTTAACAAGTAACGTGTCTCTTACTGTACAGCTTTTGGATGAGATTAGACGTGATCCAAA aaaGTTTATATGTTTAAACGATGATATGGATCCTTTACGTCATTCCGAAAATGAAATCGTTCGAgcattattaaatgatttttatcgttcCTTGTATCCTTTAAAAAGTACATTTGAACTACCTCCGCAATTCCGTAATCGATTTTCTTATCGTGAAGAACTTATTGAATGGCGTGCAAAccgaacaagaacaagaaatttattattgatactcataattttgttattgatCATTACTctatatcatttatcatattatcataTACGAAGAATTTTTAGAATTCGCACACTGCCCACTCTTCTtgtataa